The genomic window CTTCCTTGAAGGTGGTCTTGATGACGCCGGCGCGGGCGCCACCGATCGCCTTCGCGTAGGACAGCGCCAGCGCCTGACCCTCACCCTTCGGGTCCTGATCGACGGCGATCAGGGCGGGCACGCCCTTGCCGTCGACGAACTGGCGGCGCACCAGGTGGCCGGGGCCCTTCGGGGCGACCATCGCGACGGTGATGAACTCCGGCGCCTTGATCAGGCCGAAGTGGATGTTGAGGCCGTGGCCGAAGAACAGCGCGTCGCCGTCCTTCAGGTTGGGCTCGATGTCGTTGGTGAAGATCGACGCCTGCGCGGTGTCGGGGGCGAGCACCATGATCACGTCGGCCCATGCCGAAACCTCGGCCGGGGTGCCGACGGTCAGGCCCGCCTCTTCGGCCTTCGGCCGCGACTTCGAACCCTCCGCGAGGCCGACCCGGACCTCGACACCGGAGTCGCGCAGGCTCAGCGAGTGCGCGTGGCCCTGGCTGCCGTAGCCGATGACAGCGACCTTGCGGCCCTGGATGATCGACAGGTCGGCGTCGTCGTCGTAGAACATCTCGACTGCCACTGGTTGGTTCCCTTCTGGATTCTTCTGTATAGGTCTGAAAGTTGCGTCCCGGTCCCGGCTTTCGCCGAAGCTACCTGGCGCACTGTGCGCGTCGGGCCCACATCGGTTGTGGGAGCACGCTATTCAAGTGTTGTCAGCGAGTCGCGGTGATCGACTTGGGACCACGGCCCACCGCCACCACACCGGACTGCACGATCTCCCGAATTCCGTACGGTTCCAGCATGCGCAACAGCGCGTCGAGCTTGGACCGGGTTCCGGTCGCCTCGACGGTGAGGGCATCCGGGGAGACGTCGATCACTTTCGCCCGGAAGAGCGTAACCGCCTCGATCACCTGGGTCCGCACGCTGGCGTCGGCGCGGACCTTCACCAGGATCAGTTCGCGGGCCACCGAGGTGTCGGAATCCTGCTCCACGATCTTGATGACGTTGACCAGCTTGTTGAGCTGCTTGGTGACCTGCTCGAGCGGCAGGTCCTCGACGGTGACGACGATGGTCATCCGGGAGATCTCCGGGATCTCGGTGCCACCGACGGCGAGCGACTCGATATTGAAGCCGCGGCGGGAGAACAGCGCCGCGACCCGCGCCAGCACGCCCGGTTTGTCCTCGACGAGCACGCTGAGGGTATGAGTGGTACTCATCCTTCGTTCACCTTGTTCTTCTCGTGCGACATGGCCTCGTGGATGACCGCGGGTTCCGCCGCCTGCTCGTCGTCGTCGAACAGCGGGCGGATGCCGTGGGCGGCCATGATCTCGTCGTTGCTGGTGCCTGCGGCGACCATCGGCCACACCTGAGCGTCCTTGCCGACGATGAAGTCGATCACCACGGGGCGGTCGTTGATGGCCTGCGCCTCGCGGATCGCGGCCTCCACGTCCTCCTCGCGCTCGACCCGGATGCCGTGGCAGCCAAGGGCTTCCGCGAGCTTCACGAAGTCGGGGATGCGCAGGGTGTGCGTGCCGAGATCGGTGTTGGAGTAACGCTCCTGGTAGAACAGCGTCTGCCACTGGCGGACCATGCCCAGGTTGCCGTTGTTGATCAGCGCGACCTTGATCGGCACGCCCTCGACGGCGCAGGTGGCCAGCTCCTGGTTGGTCATCTGGAAGCAGCCGTCGCCGTCGACCGCCCACACCTCTTTGTCCGGCGCGCCCATCTTGGCGCCCATGGCGGCCGGGACGGCGTAGCCCATGGTGCCGAGACCGCCGGAATTCAGCCAGGTGCGCGGCTTTTCGTACTTGATGAACTGGGCGGCCCACATCTGGTGCTGGCCGACGCCGGCACAGTAGATGGCATCCGGTCCGGCCAGGCGGCCGAGCGCGTCGATGACGAACTCGGGCGACAGCGAACCGTCACTCGGCGCGGTCCAGCCGAGCGGGTAGCTCTTGCGGACGCCGTCGAGGTATTTCCACCAGTCGGTGAGGTCGAGCAGGGGGGACTTGGCTGCCGGATCGGCCTTGAGGGTTTCGATCAGTTCGATGATCACCTCGCGGCAGTCGCCGACGATCGGCACGTCCGCGTGCCGGTTCTTGCCGATCTCGGCCGGGTCGATGTCGGCGTGGATCACCTTGGCGTCCGGCGCGAACGAATCGAGCTGGCCGGTCACCCGGTCGTCGAAACGGGCGCCGAGGGTGATCAGCAGATCCGACCGTTGCAGTGCCGCAACGGCTCCCACGGTGCCGTGCATGCCGGGCATGCCCATGTTGAGCTGGTGGCTGTCCGGGAAGGCGCCGCGCGCCATCAGCGTGGTGACCACGGGGATGCCGGTCATCTCGGCCAGCTCGAGCAGCTCGGGTGAAGCGTCGGCCTTGATCACGCCGCCGCCGACGTAGAGCACCGGCGACTTGGCTTCCAAGATCATTCGCGCGGCCTCGCGCACCTGCTTGCCGTGCGGCTTGGTCACCGGACGGTAGCCGGGCAGGCGCATTTCCGGCGGCCAGCTGAAGGTCGTCTGCATCTGCAGGACGTCCTTCGGGATGTCGACGAGCACCGCGCCCGGGCGACCGCTGGCGGCCAGGTAGAAGGCCTCGGCGATGATGCGCGGGATGTCGATGCCCTCGGTGATGAGGAAGTTGTGCTTGGTGATCGGCATGGTGATGCCGGAGATATCCGCCTCTTGGAAGGCGTCCGTGCCGATCAGGCCGCGGCCGACCTGGCCGGTGATGGCGACGATCGGCACCGAGTCCATCTGCGCGTCGGCGATCGGGGTGACCAGGTTGGTCGCGCCGGGACCCGACGTCGCCATGCAGACGCCGACCTTGCCGGTTGCCTGCGCGTAGCCGGTCGCGGCGTGACCCGCGCCCTGCTCGTGGCGGACCAGCACATGGCGCACCTTGGTCGAGTCGAACAGCGGGTCGTACACCGGAAGAATCGCGCCACCGGGAATGCCGAATACGGTGTCGACGCCGAGCTCTTCGAGTGACCGGACAACCGACTGCGCGCCGGTGACCCGCTCGGGCGGGACCTGGCGGCGGTTGGCCGACGTCGTCGAACTGCCAGCGGGCGCGGTCGGCTGATTAGCCGAGGGCGCTGGCCTGCGGGCCGATGGCCCGGGCCGTGCGGTTGGTGCACTCACCGTCTTCGTTCCTAACTGCTTGTCGTTCTGACCCCGGATTTGTGTCTGACATGCGGTGTCTTGCGACTCGCCATGCCGGACATCGTCCGAACACAAAAAAGCCCCCGACAGCGCATGGCTGTTCGAGGGTGGCGCGTCGCAACGCGAGCTGACGTATTCGACTCAGGTAGTCAGGCTCAACGCTGGACGCGCCGGCCGATTACGAGCATCTCGTTTCGATTCACGCGCACGACGTTAAGCGGGCGTGAACTCATGAGTCAAACAGCTGACTCGTGGCGTCCCATTATGTGGGACAGTGCGGTTGCTTGTGTCCTTCACCAGGATGCGAGGATGGTGGTGTGTCATCACCGCATCAGTCCGTGCCACCGGGTAAATCGTCCCACACCGCTGCCGCGGGATCGGATACGGGTAGCGCCTCGGCCGCCCGTGTGATCCGCATCCCACGCCTGGCCTTCCTCGGCGTGTTCATCCTGCTGATGTGCGTGTTCTTCATGTTCGTCGGCTGGCCCGCCGGGCTGTGGTGGTTGTTGTTCATCCCGGTGGTGGTGGGTGTCTGGGTATGGCGGACGCAGACGACGGTCTCCGAAGCGGGACTGGATTTGCGGACGATGTTCGGGTCTCGGCATCTGGACTGGTCCCAGCTGAAGGGGGTGCGTATCCCGAAGCGTGGATACGTGCGCGCCGATTTGGTCGACGGCACCGAGGTGAAGTTGCCCGCGGTGAGTTATGACCGGGTGCGTGATCTGGCGGCGGCGTCGCGGGGAAGGATTCCAGATCCGTATGCGGTGCCGCCGGCGTCGGATGGTGGGGGCGCGGTGGTGGACGGTGGTGATGGCGACACAGTTTCCGCTGTTGGCGAGGGTGCTGATAGCAAGGCTGGAGTCGTCAGCGGCACGGCCGGAGCCGAGAGTGGCGAGGCCGGAGTCGACAGCGGACGATTTGGACTCGGCGAATCCGAGGGCGACGACGGCAATGCTGATGTCGACGGCGGCAAGGCTGAAGCCGGTGACGACACCCGCGGCAAAGACGGCGCGCAGTAGCGGCCACGCACCGCACGCGAACTGAGGCGGTGCCGACATCTCCTGAACGGCGCAGGGCACTGTCGCCATCCGGAACAATTACCGACGGTAAGCTGTTGTCGGCTATGCGGTCAGCGTGGCGGGCGGAACCGATCCTCGGCTCGCACACCGCAGCCCGACGGTCGGGTACCCCCGGAGACACCGTCAGCGTCGACGAACACCACTCGCGGCGACACCATTACGCAGCACGGACTGACAGCGAGAACGGTCAAGGACGACGGCCACGAGCCGCTCTGACCGGCATGTAGTCCCCTACCCACGCGGGAGTACCGTGGAGCGGCCGCCGAGCCAACTCTGCGCAGTCGCACCCCAGCCCCGCGACCCGACCGAGGACCATCAATGCCACCGCTTCGTTCACGCACCACCACCATCGGCCGCAATGCCGCAGGCGCCCGCGCACTCTGGCGCGCCACCGGCATGACCGATTCCGACTTCGGCAAGCCGATCGTCGCCATCTCGAACTCCTACACGCAGTTCGTGCCGGGCCACGTGCACTTGAAGAATGTCGGCGACATCGTTGCCGAGGCGGTGCGCGCGGCGGGCGGTGTGCCACGGGAATTCCACACCATCGCCGTCGACGACGGCATCGCGATGGGTCATGGTGGCATGCTCTATTCGCTGCCGTCGCGCGAAATCATCGCCGACTCAGTCGAATACATGGTGAACGCGCACACCGCCGACGCGCTGGTGTGCATCTCGAACTGCGACAAGATCACCCCCGGCATGCTGAATGCCGCTATGCGGCTGAACATTCCGACGGTGTTCGTTTCCGGCGGGCCGATGGAGGCCGGTAAGGCCGTGGTCGTCGGTGGTGTCGCGCAGGCACCGACCGACCTGGTGACCGCGATCTCGGCGAGCGCGAATCAGGCTGTGTCCGACGAGGGTTTGAGCGAGATCGAGCGATCCGCCTGCCCGACCTGTGGATCGTGCTCCGGCATGTTCACCGCGAACTCGATGAACTGCCTCACCGAGGCGCTGGGACTCGCGTTGCCGGGCAATGGTTCCACGCTGGCCACCCATGCCGCGCGCCGTGCGCTGTTCGAGCGGGCGGGCACCGTGGTCGTCGACATTGCCAACCGCTGGTACCGCGCGGACGACGCGTCCGTGCTGCCGCGAAATGTCGCCAACGCCAAGGCTTTCCGCAACGCTATGGCCCTGGATGTGGCAATGGGCGGCTCGACCAACACCGTGCTGCACACGCTGGCCGCCGCGCGGGAGGGTGAGGTCGACTTCGATCTGCACACCATCGAGGAGACCAGTCGTCGGGTGCCGACCCTGTCGAAGGTGTCACCCAACTCCGACTACCACATGGAAGACGTGCACCGGGCCGGTGGCATCCCCGCCATCCTCGGCGAGTTGCGCCGGGCCGGTCTGCTGGAGACCGAGGTGAGCACCGTGCACACGCGCAGCTTCGACGAGTGGCTCGACACCTGGGATATCCGCTCCGGCAAGGCATCCGAGGAAGCCATCGAGTTGTTCCACGCCGCGCCGGGCGGGGTGCGCACGGTCGAGCCGTTCTCCACCGAGAACCGCTGGTCCTCGCTCGACACCGATGCCGAGGGCGGTTGCATCCGCGATGTCGAGCACGCCTACACCCGGGAGGGCGGGCTGGTCGTGTTGCGCGGCAACATCGCCCCCGACGGCGCCGTGCTCAAGACCGCGGGCATCGATGAAGAGCTGTTCACCTTCCAGGGACCCGCGCTCGTCGTGGAATCCCAGGAGGAAGCGGTCTCGGCCATCCTCAACAAGCAGATCAAGCCCGGCGACGTGCTCGTCGTCCGCTACGAGGGCCCTGCTGGCGGCCCCGGCATGCAGGAAATGCTGCACCCCACCGCCTTCCTGAAGGGCGCGGGTCTCGGCAAGCAGTGCGCACTGATCACCGACGGCCGCTTCTCGGGCGGTACCTCGGGCCTGTCCATCGGCCACATCTCCCCCGAAGCAGCCAGCGGCGGCACCATCGGCCTCATCGAAAACGGCGACCAGATCCGCATCGACGTCGGCACCCGAACCCTCGAGGTCCTCGTCGACGAACCCGTCCTCGCCGACCGCCGCGCCAAAATGGAAGCCTCCGAACGCCCCTGGCAACCCATCAACCGCGACCGCCCCGTCACCACCGCCCTCCGCGCCTACGCCGCCCTCGCCACCTCCGCCGACAAGGGCGCCGTCCGCCACGTCCCCTAACCCCCGGCGCCCCTCCCCCAAGGTGCGCCGCTGCCCTCCCCCCGCAAACCGGGTGGCGCCCCTCGAACGGGACATCACCAAGCCCCCACTCAGCAACTCCTGCACCCAAGTCCCATCCACCCCACCCCAGGTCTGGTTGCGACGGGACATGGCGGAGCCTGCACTCGACGTTTGGCTCAGTCAGGTCCCGCTCGCGCCGCTTCGGTTGGTTCTCGGTGGGTGGTGAACGAACGGCGCCCCTCGGGGTGCGAGGGGCGCCGGTGGGTTGGGGGTGGTTAGTTGAAGGGGCCTATGCCGGTTAAGGGGTTGCCGCCGTGGAGGTACCAGTAGGCGAGGACGGCGGCGGCTATGGCTAGGAGGAGGACGGCGAAGGAGCCGGCGAAGGGGCGGGTGGCCCAGCCGCGGTTGCGGTCGAGGGCCCAGCGGCCGGGGCCGGTGAGGATTATGACGGCGGCGGTGCCTGCGAGGATGCTCTCGAGTTCGACGCCACTCGGTACGGACGCCTTGTACTGGAAGCCGGGATTCATGCCTTGCTTCCAGGCCCAGGCGTCGAGGATGACCGCGAGGACTGCGCCCGCGGCTAGCGGGGTGGCCAGGCCGAGGACGAGGAGTGCGCCGCCACCGACTTCGCCGACGGTGACCAGGATGGCCGACAGCGTCGGGTGATCCCAGCCGCCTTTCTCCATGAAGTCGCGGGTGCCGTCGAGGCCGGGGCCGTGGAACCAGCCGGTCAATTTCTGCAGGCCGTGGTAGATGAAGGTTCCGCCGACGATCAGACGCAGCAGGAACAGGCCGAAATCCAGTGTGCCGCGGCGATCGTCGCCGTTGCGGCGGCGCAGCCTGCCCGTGTCGGTCGGCGCGTTCGCGGCAGGCGGGATGCTCGCGTAGGCATAGGCGGGGGTCGCGTCCGGCGACGTGCCGCTGGCACCGACCGGGGGGACGTCGGGGTCGAGGCCGAGTTCATCGTCCGTGCGCGGGACGTCCTTGGTCAGCTTGGGGAACTGCTCGGTCGGCGAATCGTACGGACTGGTCACGCCTCGACCGGTGGACGACACCGCCGACTGCTCGGCCGTGGACGGCACCGAACTCTGGGCCGCCGAGGGGTCGGATGTGTCTTTCGGCTTCTCGGTCACGGCCAATACCCTATGCTGCGCCACGCGACAGCGGGCCGCAAACACGTCGAGGGGGGTCCACGGTGTTTTGCCGACCCCAGCCAGTTCGCCGAACTCGTGCGGTTCGAGTGGAAACTCTGCATGGCGCGGGAAAACTTGTGCGGCTCATCGGTGGGCCGGAGGGGCGCTGCGGGACGGTTTTCCGTAACGTCTGAGCTATGAGGTTGGTTGTTGGTCGGGTTGCGGTGAGCTTGGTGCTCGGGTCCGTGCTGGTGGGCGGATGCGCGCGGTTCGATGATTCGGCGTCGAGCCCGTTCACGCCGGAGCCGACGCTGCATGGAGCGAACATCGACCCCAAGAAGCCGTCGCAGCCGCCGACGTCGACCACCCGCCCGAGCGGGCCCTGCATCGACCCGGACCCGGCTGTGGTGGCTACCTGTCTGGACACCACCGGCGGTCTTGTCGCGCTGGGTGACGGCGCGCTGGTTGCCGAGCGGCGCACCGGGCGCATTCTCAAAGTGGCGCCGGAGACCCCGCCCACTGAGGTGGCCCGGGTGGACGTGGACGGCTCGAGCGACGGCGGCCTCAGCGACATCGTGCTCTCCCCGACCTTCCACGAAGACGGGCTGATGTACGCCTACATCACCACGGCCAGCGACAACCGGGTGGTGCGCATCGCCGAGGGCGGCGGCCCGCCCAAGGACATCCTGACCGGAATCCCGAAGGGCGCCAGCGGAAATCACGGTGCCATCGACTTCGCCACACCCACCCAGATGTTGGTGCTGACCGGCGACGCGGGCAATCCCGGCGCCGCGAACAACCCGTCCTCGCTGGCGGGCAAACTGCTGCGAGTGAACTCCCCTGCGCCCGGCGCCACCGCGGAGGTGGCGGTGTCGGGCATCGGCATCGCGGGTGATGTCTGCCGGGACAGCAAGGACAGCATCTGGATCACCGACCGCACCGCCGTCGAGGACCGGCTGCAACGGCTCGGCGGCGACGGTGTCGTCACCACCGCGTGGACCTGGCCCGACCGCCCCGGCGTCGCGGGCTGCGCCGCCGCGACCGACGGCGTGGCGATCGCACTGACCAAGGCGAAGGCCCTCGCCATCGCGGCGGCCGACCAGAACACCCACGCCGTCACCTCGGCCCCGACCCTGCTCGCGCAGGACAAGTACGGGCAACTCGGCGGTGCTGCGGTCGGCGCGGACGGCTCCATCTGGGTGGGCACCGTCAACAAGACCGACGGCCAGCCCGGACCGTATGACGATCGGGTAGTGCGCATTCCGCCACCCCAGGCTGGTGGAAACGGTCCCGACTAGGCCGCGCGAACGTCAAAGGGCCGACTCTACGGAGTCGGCCCTTTTGCGTCGCAGTATCAACTCAACCGAACCCATCACCGGCAACCACGGTCGATTACCCACCGAGCCACCGTGTCTCAACAACCGAGGCCCGGTGGGCACGCATGCCCACCGAGCTCGCCGCAGACCAGCCGAACCTGGGGCCGCCACGCCCATCACTCACCAACTGAGCAGGTGCGGGCCGACCGGCTTCGGGCAAGCACCGACCGCCGCCGAGCACGTCTCAGCAAACCGAAACCCTGGGACAAGCATGGCCGATCACCTACCGAGCGAGCCCGGCGCGCACCACGAAAACCCGCTGCGCGCAGTGACTCTCAGCTACAAGCGGCGATGACCAACTCGCGCACGCGTGCCGCGTCGGCTTGTCCGCGGGTCGCCTTCATGACGTCGCCGACGATCTTGCCTGCGGCCTGGACCTTGCCGGAGCGGATCTTCTCGGCGATGTCCGGGTTTGCGGCGAGCGCCTTTTCGACCTCGGCTTGGAGGGCGCTGTCGTCGCTGACCATGCCGAGGCCCTTGGCTTCGACGATCTGCGCGGGTTCACCTTCGCCCGCGAGCACGAAGTCGACGACCTGCTTGGCGACCTTGTTGTTCACCGTCTTCGCCTCGACCAGGTTGATCACCTCGGCGACCTGGGCGGGGGTGATCGGCAGATCCTCCAGCGAAACCTCGCGCTCCTTGGCCTTTTCGGTGAGGTAGGCGACCCACCAGGAGCGGGCCTCGTTCGCGGGGGCGCCCGCGTCGACGGTGGCGATGATGAGGTCGAGTGCGCCCGCGTTGACGAGGTCGCGCATCACCTCGTCGGACAGGCCCCAGTCGGACTGGATGCGCGAGCGGCGCAGCCACGGGTATTCCGGAATCGTGCCGCGCAACTCGTCCACCCATTCCGGCTCGGGCGCAACGGGTTCCAGGTCCGGCTCGGGGAAGTAGCGGTAGTCCTCGGAGGTCTCCTTGACGCGGCCGGGCGAGGTGGTGCCGTCGGTCTCGTGGAAGTGCCTGGTCTCCTGCACGATGGTGCCGCCGTTCGCCAGCACCGCGGCCTGGCGGCGCATCTCGAAGCGGACGGCGACCTCGACGCTCCTGAGCGAGTTCACGTTCTTGGTCTCGGTGCGGGTGCCGAATTCCCTTGCGCCGAGCGGCATCAGCGACACGTTGGCGTCGCAGCGCAGCGAACCCTGCTCCATCTTGACGTCGGACACACCGAGCGACTTGAGCACCTCACGCAATGCGGTCACGTACGCGCGAGCGACCTCGGGGGCCCGCTCGCCCGCACCGGTGATCGGCTTGGTGACGATCTCGACCAGCGGCACACCAGCCCGGTTGTAGTCGAGCAGCGAGTGGCTGGCGCCGTGGATGCGGCCGGTCGCACCGCCGACGTGGGTCGACTTGCCGGTGTCCTCCTCCATGTGCGCGCGCTCGATCTCCACCCGGAAGGTGCTGCCGTCGTCGAGCAGCACGTCGAGGTAGCCGTTAGTGGCGATCGGCTCGTCGTACTGGCTGATCTGGTAGTTCTTCGGCTGATCCGGGTAGAAGTAGTTCTTGCGCGCGAACCGGCCCCACGGGGTGATCGAACAGTTCAGCGCGAGGCCGATGCGGATCGCCGATTCCACGGCCTTCTCGTTCACCACCGGCAGCGAGCCAGGCAGGCCGAGGCACACCGGGCACACCTGGGTGTTGGCGTCGGCGCCGAACTCGGTCGGGCAACCGCAGAACATCTTGGTTGCGGTGGACAGCTCGACGTGGACCTCCATGCCAAGCACCGGCTCGAACCGGGCGATGACATCCGAATAATCCATCAAGTCGACTGTGGGTGCACTCATGGCCAACAGTCTATGTAAGCCCTCGAGCGGGAACGCAGGGGCTCACGACTCCACCTCGCTGGCGCTCGGCTCCGTCGTGCGCCCAGGCGCGCTGTATCTCTGGTTCGCTCGCTGACGCTCGCTCACGACTCCACCTCGCTGGCGCTCGGCTCCGTCGTGCGCCCAGGCGCGCTGTATCTCTGGTTCGCTCGCTGACGCTCGCTCACACCCCCACCTACTTCGGCGGGACCCGCTGCGTCAACCACCCCGTCACATAGCTGAGCACGTCCGGCGAGACGGTCGTCTCGATCGTGCTGTATTCGCCGGGAAACCCGGTTTCGGTGGGCTGCATCAGATGGTTGAGGCCGGGGAAGACGTGGATCGTGGCATCAGGGTTCGCGGCGAGGGCACTGCGCATCGCGGGTTCGCTCTGACTCGGCGGCACCTGGAGATCCTTTTCCCCGAAGAACGCCAGCACCGGAACACGGAGGGCGGACAGGGCCGGCCCCGGTTCGTAGGCGACGAGGGCGGCCAGGTACGGCGTGATCCCCGCCGTGACCTCGGATTCCGGGGCGCGCTCCTCGGCGGGCTTGGCCTCGTTCTGCTTGCGCACCAGTTCCTTCGCGCCCGCCAGGTCACCCGCCTTCAGCAGTGCCGCGAGCTCGGCCGTCTGCCGCACTCGGGTGTCGATGACGTCGGCGGGGGCGCCGCCTGCCGCGGCAATCAGCCGGGTCTGCTCGACGAGCACATCGTGGCCGGACACGCCCGGTCCGGCCATCAGGATCAAGAAGGCGACACCGCTATCGGGACGCGCGGCGACCAGTGGCGCGAGGTAGCCACCTTCGCTGTGCCCGAGCAGGCCGACGCGGGTCGGATCGATGTCCGGGCGTCCGCGCAGGAAGCCGACACCGGCCGCGACATCATTGGACAGGTCGGTGTAGTTCGCGTCGTCCAGCTTGCCGCCGGTGCCGCCGACGCCGCGGTCGTCGGTGCGCAGGACCGCGTAACCGGCCTTGGTCAGCGTGTCCGCGATCAACAGGAAGGGCTTATGGCCCATCAAACCTTCGTCGCGGTCCTGCGGGCCACTGCCGGTAATCAACAGGACCGCCGGGAACGGCCCGTTGCCCTCGGGTTTGGTCAGGGTGCCCGCGATGGGCAGATCGCCATTGCGGTAGGTGACGTCCTCGGACTGGTACGGGAACGGCGGCTTCGGTTCCTGCGGGCGGGCGAGCGGGGCGATCTTGCCGCGCTGCAGTGCGAGTTTGAACGTCTGCCCGCCCTGCACGAAGTCGCCGGTGATGCGGTCGCTGCCCTGGTCGTAGGCGCCGCGGAACTTCGGGTCGCCCGGGATGTCGGCGATCGCGAAGGACACCTCGTTCCGGTCGGACTTCACGTCCTTCAATTCCACCGCCGTCACGCCCTGGGTGGGGATGTCGATGGTGGCCGTGCCCTTGTCGGTGAACGTCACTCCGACCTCGGTCGGCCGCCCTGGCACCTCGATCGCCCCGTGCCAATCACCGGTGGTCGGCTCGGGCGGATTCGAGTCCGACCCCGACGAACATCCCGCAACCAACACGGCAATCATGAACAGAGCCAACGCAATCGCTCTACCAGTGCGCATGAAATCCACAGTACAGACGAGCCCTCGTCCACCAGCCGCGCAGCTGGACGTCGGACCAACATCACAATCGGCAGCCCCTGCGAGGTACCCCAGATTTCAGCATGCGACCGAGTTCACCGTGGGCCGGGAAGCGGTTCCGCACGCGTTATCGCGGGCAGTCGGCCAGACGCGGGCCGAGTCCAGCAATTGCCGCAGTTCGGTATCGAAATCCTGCGCGGTCAGGAATGTTCGCGGCACCCGCCGCGGCAGCTGGAGTTGCTACTCCCCGCGCGCGTAACGGGCCGAGGCGGCGACGGCTTCCATGTCGATGTTCAGGCTCGGATCCCGTTGCTGGGCTTCGTGGAATTCCAGCATCACGTCGTCGAAGGTGCTGCGGCGGGCCGAGGTGATCAGGGCCTGGCGGACGTAGTCGCCGAG from Nocardia iowensis includes these protein-coding regions:
- the gatB gene encoding Asp-tRNA(Asn)/Glu-tRNA(Gln) amidotransferase subunit GatB, with the protein product MSAPTVDLMDYSDVIARFEPVLGMEVHVELSTATKMFCGCPTEFGADANTQVCPVCLGLPGSLPVVNEKAVESAIRIGLALNCSITPWGRFARKNYFYPDQPKNYQISQYDEPIATNGYLDVLLDDGSTFRVEIERAHMEEDTGKSTHVGGATGRIHGASHSLLDYNRAGVPLVEIVTKPITGAGERAPEVARAYVTALREVLKSLGVSDVKMEQGSLRCDANVSLMPLGAREFGTRTETKNVNSLRSVEVAVRFEMRRQAAVLANGGTIVQETRHFHETDGTTSPGRVKETSEDYRYFPEPDLEPVAPEPEWVDELRGTIPEYPWLRRSRIQSDWGLSDEVMRDLVNAGALDLIIATVDAGAPANEARSWWVAYLTEKAKEREVSLEDLPITPAQVAEVINLVEAKTVNNKVAKQVVDFVLAGEGEPAQIVEAKGLGMVSDDSALQAEVEKALAANPDIAEKIRSGKVQAAGKIVGDVMKATRGQADAARVRELVIAACS
- a CDS encoding alpha/beta hydrolase family protein, with protein sequence MRTGRAIALALFMIAVLVAGCSSGSDSNPPEPTTGDWHGAIEVPGRPTEVGVTFTDKGTATIDIPTQGVTAVELKDVKSDRNEVSFAIADIPGDPKFRGAYDQGSDRITGDFVQGGQTFKLALQRGKIAPLARPQEPKPPFPYQSEDVTYRNGDLPIAGTLTKPEGNGPFPAVLLITGSGPQDRDEGLMGHKPFLLIADTLTKAGYAVLRTDDRGVGGTGGKLDDANYTDLSNDVAAGVGFLRGRPDIDPTRVGLLGHSEGGYLAPLVAARPDSGVAFLILMAGPGVSGHDVLVEQTRLIAAAGGAPADVIDTRVRQTAELAALLKAGDLAGAKELVRKQNEAKPAEERAPESEVTAGITPYLAALVAYEPGPALSALRVPVLAFFGEKDLQVPPSQSEPAMRSALAANPDATIHVFPGLNHLMQPTETGFPGEYSTIETTVSPDVLSYVTGWLTQRVPPK